From a single Solanum dulcamara chromosome 4, daSolDulc1.2, whole genome shotgun sequence genomic region:
- the LOC129886706 gene encoding uncharacterized protein LOC129886706, translated as MTQTFSILVKQREAKPSNRMNLVSTSLSASSSSTFLSASSCNSRNGNFKKNYSHNKNGNNTHRGSSTHFQNANKNTYPIPDVNKANFFCDYCKKFGHTENKCYRLHDFPQNFKFTRGRNSGSAANAHTKCEVPLDNIAGNHSHNPSHGTQSLTKDQYDHLVRLLENVQVQGTSGSTKDTLDNIMSGAVNFAGPFTEESSGDW; from the exons ATGACACAAACTTTCTCTATATTAGTCAAACAAAGAGAAGCCAAGCCATCTAATCGAATGAATTTGGTCTCCACATCTCTCAGTGCTAGTTCCTCTTCCACATTTCTCAGTGCTAGTTCCTGTAATTCTAGGAAtggtaatttcaaaaaaaactaCTCACACAACAAGAATGGAAATAATACCCACAGAGGCTCTTCAACTCATTTTCAGAATGCCAATAAGAACACTTATCCCATTCCTGATGTCAACAAAGCAAACTTCTTCTGTGATTACTGTAAGAAGTTTGGGCATACAGAAAACAAGTGCTACAGACTGCATGATTTTCCCCAAAACTTCAAGTTCACAAGGGGAAGAAACTCTGGATCAGCTGCAAATGCCCACACCAAATGTGAGGTGCCACTGGACAACATTGCTGGAAATCATTCTCATAATCCCAGCCATGGAACTCAAAGCTTAACCAAGGACCAATATGATCATCTGGTGAGGTTGCTTGAAAATGTTCAGGTGCAAGGTACATCCGGAAGTACCAAGGACACTCTGGATAATATCATGAGTGGAGCTGTGAATTTTGCAG GGCCCTTCACTGAAGAGTCCTCTGGTGATTGGTAG
- the LOC129884776 gene encoding root meristem growth factor 10-like has product MSITKITTLLMMIFLLFPACNARSLGVLNKNEEKPNVDRVSSTPTDVKAKPSLAEPNSSVEKEEKDHDNHRYGVSVTWKVHQQKREDPPPEFNLDYLPARTHPPVHN; this is encoded by the exons ATGTCAATCACCAAAATCACTACTCTTCTCATGATGATTTTCCTTCTATTTCCTGCATGTAATGCTCGTTCACTTGGTGTCCTCAACAAG AATGAAGAGAAACCAAATGTTGATAGGGTTTCCAGTACTCCAACGGATGTAAAAGCAAAACCCTCATTAGCAGAGCCAAATAGTAGCGtcgagaaagaagaaaaagatcaTGATAATCATCGTTACGGAGTTTCAGTTACTTGGAAGGTTCATCAGCAGAAAAGGGAAGATCCACCACCAGAGTTTAACTTGGATTATTTACCAGCAAGAACACATCCTCCTGTTCACAATTAA
- the LOC129886705 gene encoding putative lipid-binding protein At4g00165: MFGSKVISFFILFNVVFFTCVSSHNTPCPPTPTKAPSKCPKDTLKFGICGDWLGLIHEVIGAKPSSQCCALLEGIADVEAALCLCTAIKANVLGALNLKIPIAISMVLNSCGKKVPKGFKCA, from the coding sequence ATGTTTGGTTCTAaggtaatttctttttttattttgtttaatgTAGTGTTTTTCACTTGTGTTTCATCTCATAATACACCATGCCCTCCAACACCAACAAAAGCACCATCCAAGTGCCCTAAAGATACCCTAAAGTTTGGTATTTGTGGAGATTGGCTTGGGCTGATTCATGAGGTCATTGGAGCAAAACCAAGCAGCCAATGTTGTGCTCTTTTGGAAGGGATAGCAGATGTTGAAGCTGCTTTGTGCTTATGCACAGCCATTAAGGCCAATGTTTTGGGTGCCCTTAACCTTAAAATTCCCATTGCCATCAGTATGGTTCTGAATTCTTGTGGAAAGAAAGTGCCTAAAGGCTTTAAATGTGCTTGA